One Kribbella sp. NBC_00662 genomic region harbors:
- a CDS encoding CsbD family protein: protein MSAGDKIKNMAEAAKGKAKEKTGDATDDRDLQAEGQAEKTKADLKQAGEKAKDAFKD, encoded by the coding sequence ATGAGTGCTGGCGACAAGATCAAGAACATGGCCGAGGCTGCCAAGGGCAAGGCCAAGGAGAAGACCGGCGACGCGACCGACGATCGCGACCTGCAGGCCGAGGGGCAGGCCGAGAAGACCAAGGCCGACCTGAAGCAGGCCGGCGAGAAGGCCAAGGACGCCTTCAAGGACTGA
- a CDS encoding alpha/beta fold hydrolase — MSSDIRPTIVLVHGAWADASNWSGVIGRLHDDGYTVRAIPNPLRSLPGDAASVRAFLQTLPGPVVLVGHSYGGAVITNAATGLPNIEALVYVNAFALDEGETALQAASADSALSNPDPTQVFDFVPAGPPTPTTDLYLKRSTVLTWFATGLNAEDQEMVYATQRPGAFGGLADTSGAPAWKTIPSWYLIGTGDKIIPPDVQRAMAKRAGSTVTEFDEGHLGLISDPKTTTQVIERAAGS; from the coding sequence ATGAGCAGTGACATCAGGCCGACGATCGTGCTGGTGCACGGTGCGTGGGCGGACGCGTCGAACTGGTCGGGCGTCATCGGCCGGCTGCACGACGACGGGTACACCGTGCGGGCGATCCCGAACCCTTTGCGCTCGCTTCCGGGCGACGCCGCGTCCGTACGGGCGTTCCTCCAAACCTTGCCAGGCCCGGTCGTCCTGGTCGGTCACTCGTACGGCGGTGCCGTGATCACCAACGCGGCCACCGGACTGCCGAACATCGAGGCGCTCGTGTACGTCAACGCGTTCGCGCTCGACGAGGGCGAGACGGCTCTCCAGGCGGCCAGTGCGGACTCCGCGCTCTCGAACCCCGATCCGACCCAGGTGTTCGATTTCGTCCCGGCCGGGCCGCCGACGCCGACCACCGATCTCTACCTGAAGCGGTCGACGGTCCTGACGTGGTTCGCGACCGGCCTGAACGCCGAGGACCAGGAAATGGTCTACGCGACCCAGCGACCGGGTGCCTTCGGCGGCCTGGCCGACACGTCCGGTGCTCCGGCCTGGAAGACGATCCCGTCCTGGTACCTGATCGGCACCGGCGACAAGATCATCCCGCCGGACGTCCAGCGCGCGATGGCGAAGCGGGCCGGATCCACCGTGACGGAGTTCGACGAGGGACACCTCGGCCTGATCAGCGACCCCAAGACGACCACTCAGGTCATCGAGCGGGCCGCCGGCAGCTAG
- a CDS encoding lactonase family protein: MPIHSARLLAPAFAAVAVASLLATAPANAAVTGRSGGDVVVGHVYETTNVASGNAVQVFDRLRDGRLRVGAAVPTGGHGLGSSLASQYGLVRQGNLLFAVNGGDDTVSTLAITDRGLVRRDVAPSGGDLPVSVTVRHGVVYVLNQNSETISGLRVSHDGHLQPLPHSTRSLSKSGATPTAAAQVSFTPDGRSLVVTHKGDQTIDTFAIRNGYAGTATPHHSAGVTPYGFDFDRRGDAIVSEAGPSAVSSYSVHGNRMRTVSASVGDQQAAACWLVVTRDYAFTVNAASASISSYRIAADGRLHLLASVAAPTSAGGSDAALSPDGKFLYVRLSNGSVASYAVHHDGTLTKQEEVAGATTAGTAGLATS, encoded by the coding sequence ATGCCCATTCATTCTGCCCGGTTACTGGCGCCTGCGTTCGCTGCCGTTGCCGTGGCGTCCTTGCTGGCGACCGCGCCCGCGAACGCCGCGGTGACCGGACGATCCGGCGGCGACGTGGTCGTCGGGCACGTGTACGAGACGACGAACGTTGCCAGTGGCAATGCTGTCCAGGTCTTCGATCGGCTGCGTGACGGCCGTTTGCGTGTCGGCGCCGCGGTTCCGACCGGCGGTCACGGACTCGGGTCGTCGCTCGCTTCGCAGTACGGACTGGTGCGTCAGGGCAACCTTCTGTTCGCGGTGAACGGCGGTGACGACACGGTGTCGACGCTCGCCATCACCGACCGAGGTCTTGTACGGCGCGACGTCGCCCCCAGCGGGGGCGATCTGCCGGTCAGCGTCACCGTCCGCCACGGCGTCGTCTACGTGCTGAACCAGAACAGCGAAACCATCAGCGGTCTCAGGGTCAGCCACGACGGGCACCTGCAACCGTTGCCGCACTCGACCAGGTCGCTCAGCAAGTCCGGCGCAACCCCGACCGCGGCCGCCCAGGTCTCGTTCACTCCCGACGGCCGGAGTCTGGTCGTGACTCACAAGGGCGATCAGACGATCGACACGTTCGCGATCCGCAACGGGTACGCCGGTACGGCCACACCGCATCACTCCGCCGGAGTCACGCCGTACGGATTCGATTTCGACCGTCGTGGTGATGCGATCGTCTCCGAGGCCGGCCCGTCAGCGGTCTCGTCGTACTCCGTACACGGCAACCGGATGCGGACGGTCAGCGCCTCGGTCGGCGACCAGCAGGCGGCCGCGTGCTGGCTCGTCGTCACGCGCGATTACGCCTTCACGGTCAACGCGGCGAGCGCGTCGATCTCGTCGTACCGCATCGCTGCCGACGGACGACTCCACCTGCTGGCTTCGGTAGCAGCTCCGACCAGCGCCGGGGGCTCGGACGCCGCGCTCAGCCCCGACGGCAAGTTCCTGTACGTGCGTCTGTCGAACGGCTCCGTCGCTTCGTACGCCGTCCATCACGACGGCACGCTGACCAAGCAGGAGGAAGTCGCCGGCGCCACCACCGCAGGCACGGCCGGCCTCGCCACCAGCTGA
- a CDS encoding DUF4091 domain-containing protein, translating into MAGTWEFVVCDALAKVHPIRDPRPVRAETRFQAFLGEPASFQLAYRPPLEPTFRDPSPLQVRVEGAAADLVAVSSVELVPCSFVALPEHDDGYEFDEPGLYPDLLRPVSNGEAPVRFGAWAALWFDVTTTDPARAGVHELTIVLTSSDGRELHRAPVTVELTGIEVPPLDIVSSHWMHLDALADHYGLEVFSEEHWNVVERFMASAAEMGATSLLAPVWTPPLDTAVGSYRTVVQLVDITESGDGYEFGFDRLRRWLELCRRTGITGVEVAHLFTQWGARATPGIIVNQKRVFGWDVPATDASYRKLMEALLPALQAVLDEEWDRDHVVFHISDEPSGEEGLATYLAAKAVVADLLKGWTVVDALSEHSFYTSGAVAVPVVATDHVEPFLAERPERLWVYYCVSQDRDVANRFIGMPSARNRALGHQLFAAGVDGFLHWGFNFWYTWHSIRRVNPFEDTSAGGAFPSGDAFAVYPGRDGTPWPSIRHRVFAQAMWDHRALQAIRAAHGGTAALDVIDADRTLRFDRPVLDPEHYYESRRRMTAALTNAVG; encoded by the coding sequence GTGGCCGGGACGTGGGAGTTCGTTGTCTGCGATGCGCTCGCGAAGGTGCACCCGATCCGGGATCCCCGTCCGGTGCGCGCGGAGACGAGGTTCCAGGCCTTCCTGGGCGAGCCGGCGTCGTTCCAGCTGGCCTATCGCCCGCCGCTCGAGCCGACGTTCCGCGACCCCAGCCCGCTGCAGGTCCGGGTCGAAGGTGCGGCGGCCGACCTCGTCGCGGTGTCGTCCGTGGAGCTCGTGCCGTGTTCGTTCGTGGCACTGCCGGAGCACGACGACGGCTACGAGTTCGACGAACCCGGGCTGTACCCGGACCTGCTGCGACCGGTCTCGAACGGCGAAGCTCCGGTCCGGTTCGGCGCCTGGGCTGCGCTGTGGTTCGACGTCACCACGACCGATCCGGCGCGGGCCGGCGTCCATGAACTCACGATCGTGCTGACCTCGTCCGACGGCCGCGAGCTGCATCGCGCGCCGGTCACGGTCGAGCTCACCGGCATCGAGGTGCCGCCGCTCGACATCGTGTCGAGCCATTGGATGCACCTCGACGCGCTCGCGGATCACTACGGGCTCGAGGTGTTCAGCGAGGAGCATTGGAACGTCGTGGAGCGGTTCATGGCATCCGCGGCCGAGATGGGCGCGACCTCGCTGCTCGCTCCGGTGTGGACGCCGCCACTCGACACCGCCGTCGGTTCGTACCGGACCGTGGTGCAGCTCGTCGACATCACCGAGAGCGGCGACGGGTACGAGTTCGGGTTCGACCGGCTGCGACGGTGGCTCGAGCTGTGCCGGCGTACGGGGATCACCGGCGTCGAGGTCGCGCACCTGTTCACCCAGTGGGGCGCCCGAGCGACGCCGGGCATCATCGTCAACCAGAAGCGCGTCTTCGGATGGGACGTTCCCGCGACCGACGCCAGCTACCGCAAGCTGATGGAAGCGCTGCTGCCGGCGCTGCAGGCCGTGCTCGACGAGGAGTGGGACCGCGACCACGTGGTCTTCCACATCTCGGACGAGCCGTCGGGCGAGGAGGGGCTGGCGACGTACCTCGCCGCGAAAGCCGTCGTCGCCGATCTGCTGAAGGGCTGGACGGTCGTCGATGCGCTGAGCGAGCACTCGTTCTATACCTCGGGCGCGGTGGCGGTGCCGGTCGTCGCGACCGACCATGTCGAGCCGTTCCTCGCAGAGCGGCCGGAGCGTCTGTGGGTCTACTACTGCGTCTCACAGGACCGCGACGTCGCCAACCGGTTCATCGGGATGCCCTCGGCGCGCAACCGTGCGCTCGGGCATCAGCTGTTCGCGGCCGGGGTCGACGGCTTCCTGCACTGGGGCTTCAACTTCTGGTACACGTGGCACTCGATCCGACGGGTCAACCCGTTCGAGGACACCTCGGCCGGAGGCGCGTTCCCGTCCGGCGACGCCTTCGCGGTCTATCCGGGCCGGGACGGTACTCCTTGGCCGTCGATCCGCCACCGCGTCTTCGCGCAGGCGATGTGGGACCACCGCGCGCTGCAGGCGATCCGCG
- a CDS encoding CbtA family protein encodes MERKLILRGALAGAVAGLIAFVFARIFAESQIQAAIDYESGRDAAQHALDEAAGLPVDHGGHELFSRTLQANIGIGVGVVLFGIAMGALFAVAYAICLGRVGKLRPRNLAMLVALGGFLAVYFVPFLKYPANPPAIGHEDTIHDRGNLYLAMVACSIVLLIGAVLLGKRLQPRFGNWNATLLALAAYVAIVGVLMAVLPSVGQLAANVEEYGRHATETPLPLTDDKGNIVFPGFDADTLYEFRLYSVAAQVLLWGAIGLIFGPLAERLLQPRTARTEQAEPVHNA; translated from the coding sequence TCGCCGGCGCAGTGGCCGGGCTGATCGCGTTCGTGTTCGCGCGGATCTTCGCCGAGTCCCAGATCCAGGCCGCGATCGACTACGAGAGCGGCCGGGACGCTGCTCAGCACGCGCTGGACGAGGCGGCCGGGCTGCCGGTCGACCACGGCGGCCACGAGCTCTTCAGCCGGACCTTGCAGGCGAACATCGGCATCGGTGTCGGCGTCGTGCTGTTCGGGATCGCGATGGGCGCGCTGTTCGCGGTCGCCTATGCGATCTGCCTCGGCCGGGTCGGCAAGCTGCGCCCGCGCAACCTGGCGATGCTGGTCGCGCTCGGCGGCTTCCTCGCGGTCTACTTCGTGCCGTTCCTGAAATACCCGGCCAATCCGCCGGCGATCGGGCACGAGGACACGATCCACGACCGCGGCAACCTGTACCTCGCGATGGTGGCCTGCTCGATCGTGCTGCTGATCGGAGCCGTCCTGCTCGGCAAGCGACTGCAACCACGCTTCGGCAACTGGAACGCGACGCTGCTCGCGCTCGCGGCGTACGTCGCGATCGTCGGTGTGCTGATGGCCGTGCTGCCCTCGGTCGGTCAGTTGGCGGCGAACGTCGAGGAGTACGGGCGGCATGCGACCGAGACACCGTTGCCGCTGACCGATGACAAGGGCAACATCGTCTTCCCGGGTTTCGACGCCGACACGTTGTACGAGTTCCGGCTGTACTCGGTCGCTGCCCAGGTGCTGTTGTGGGGAGCCATCGGCCTGATCTTCGGACCGCTCGCGGAGCGCCTGCTCCAGCCGCGCACGGCCCGCACCGAGCAGGCGGAGCCGGTCCACAACGCATGA
- a CDS encoding sigma-70 family RNA polymerase sigma factor codes for MATTQLPTFFSGASAGAAAGSWSRRHDEPERSRDVNATGSRQVRYDGENPAVQTACAGQVGGDLDEAVATFLEVRPRLLAIAYRFLSNASDAEDLVQETWLRWQKTDRTVVENPQALLATMTTRLAINLSQSARRRHETPMTSAAAERIDDGEDPATAAEQSDAVEQAMLVVLQSLSPRERAAFVLREAFDYSYGQLAEFLHLGTANSRQLVCRARRRIATDKQTIVTSESHQHFVHAFLAAARAGDLTRFEELLTADLAA; via the coding sequence ATGGCGACCACGCAGCTGCCCACGTTCTTCAGCGGCGCGAGCGCGGGGGCTGCGGCCGGATCGTGGAGCCGAAGGCACGACGAGCCGGAGAGGAGCCGGGACGTGAACGCGACAGGGTCACGGCAGGTGCGATACGACGGGGAGAACCCAGCGGTCCAGACCGCATGCGCCGGGCAAGTCGGCGGCGACCTGGACGAGGCGGTCGCAACCTTCCTGGAAGTCCGTCCGCGGTTGCTGGCGATCGCGTACCGCTTCCTCTCCAACGCGAGTGACGCCGAGGATCTGGTGCAGGAGACGTGGCTGCGCTGGCAGAAGACGGACCGCACGGTTGTCGAGAATCCGCAGGCACTCCTGGCGACGATGACCACACGGCTCGCGATCAACCTCAGCCAGTCCGCCCGGCGTCGCCACGAGACCCCGATGACGTCTGCAGCCGCCGAGCGGATCGACGACGGTGAGGACCCGGCAACCGCAGCCGAACAGAGCGACGCCGTCGAACAAGCCATGCTCGTCGTCCTCCAGAGCCTGTCCCCCAGGGAGCGTGCTGCCTTCGTACTCCGCGAGGCCTTCGACTACTCCTACGGGCAGCTCGCTGAGTTCCTCCACCTCGGTACGGCGAACAGCAGGCAGCTGGTCTGCCGGGCGCGGCGACGGATCGCGACCGACAAGCAGACCATCGTCACCAGCGAGTCACATCAGCACTTCGTCCACGCGTTCCTCGCCGCGGCCCGGGCCGGTGACCTGACCAGATTCGAAGAGCTGCTGACCGCCGACCTGGCCGCTTGA